Genomic DNA from Halomonas sp. BDJS001:
GGCCCAAAGCAGAGCTGGCCCAACGCAAAGCCAAACAAAAATACGCTAATGGAGAGTTCAGTACGGTGAATACTGGCGCCAATACTTTCGGCAATGATACCCATGGCAGGCAGATAGGCGTCGATAGCAAAGGGCGCCAGCGCCGTATTGGCGGCAACCAACAGCGCTACCCGGCGAGGATTAAGATCCATGGGTCTCCTTAAGGCGATAATGTACGCACTGAAATAGATAGGCCGCTAATCATAGCCGATTTTAAGGCACTTGTCGGGGGCGAGCGCTATCTATCTGTGGCCCTTTGGAAATAGCCTTTGGAGATGGCCAGGGGCTTATCGAGGTAAGGAGAGTTTAGTGGTGCGTGGTGGCATCTTGCGACTCAAGCATCTCAACCAGTGGCTGAAACTGCTCTCGGTTATGCTCGTTCATATGCATCAAAATGCGGTGGGCCTCCAGGATGCGGCCACGTAGGCCTTCTTCGTCTGCTGGCTCCTGGGGCAGCTCCTCAAGCTCATTGTTGAGTGTGGTTGCCTGTTGCAGCGGCGCTTCCATCAAGGTAAAAAAGCGCGCAAACCCCATCACGTCCAACATCTGCCGCACATCAGGGTTATCGACAATAATCGTCGGTGGCTGCTCCAGGCGTCCTTTCACTGCCATCGCGACCTTGGCCAGAAAGCCAAGCGCCGTCGAATCCACGTTGGTGGCTTCACGCAGGTCAATCAGTACGGCACGCAACCCCGGCGTCTCGGCGAGACGCTGGGCTTGAGTATCCAGTGTGGCGCAGAGCGTCAAACGCACATCACCACATAGTTTTAGAACAAAAACACCAGAATCGAACGCCGCTTTAATGCGGCCCTCTTCAATCAGCATGACCAAATCCGCTCACCATCATGATTGTTAGATCATCGGGTAAAGCATCGCGCTCTTGGTTGGCATCAAACTCTGCATCCTCTTCGGCAAGAAGTGCATTCGTTTCTGCTAGCCGGTCGCGCAACTGCTCAAGCGTTACACTCTCGCTTACTAATTGCTCAAGCTCCTTGAGCCGCGTGTCGAGCGTCTTACCCGGCAAGCATTCCAATACTCCGTCTGAACAGAGCCATAGCCGAAATTTATTCGGCAATGCACAACTCAGCGAAGGATACTCTACATCGGGGAAAAGGCCTACCGGCATTCCCTCTCCTTCTAAACGGCGTAGCTCTCCCTCTGCTGCCAACAGAGGCATGGGAAGCTGCGCGCCGAGCGAATAGTGAAGAGTATGCGCCTCGTGGTCAATAACACCGACAAATAAGGTGGCATGTTTGCCTATGTCGGTGCCCTGCAATTCGCGGTTCATCGCCTTTAACCAATCAGGTGGCAGATTTTCCGGATGCTGGCCGTCCCACTCACCCAGCCAGCGGTTGCATAAATATTTGAGCAGAACGGTCACAAACGCCGACGAGGCGCCATGCCCCGATACATCGGCGAAATAGAAGGCGCTGTAACGCTCGTTATAGCGTTGATAATCCAGGAAATCACCGGACAAATAGAGCGAAGGGGCAAATACGTAGTCGTAATACACTCCGTTAATCACCTTGGGTCGCAGCGGTAACAAACGCCGCTGAATATGCCCTCCACTCTGCTGATCCATCCGCAGCAGCGCAAGGTGGGTCTCCAGACTCTCATTTAACTCCGCCAGCCTCGCATGATCCCGCTCACGCTCCAGTGCCAAATCGTTAAGCTCAATGGCCTTACGGATCATGCGCCGCAACAACTCGGCGTGACGCAGTGGATGAACGATATAGTCCACCAGCCCAACATCGACCGCCTTGATCAAATCAGCGTCCTGCCGCGAGTCGCTGACTACCAGCGTAGGCAGACGGTGCGTTAACTGCGACCACTGCTGCCGGGGTACCGCTCGGGCATGGGCAACGATCAACGCCGTGCCAGCGGGTAGATTCTTGATATCCTCAGCGGCAAACACCCACATACCGTCGCAGGTAATCGCCTCCGCCAGCGCATCGCGTTCACGACCGGGTTCGTCGATCACCGCGATCAACTGCTTAGAATGATCCATCATAAGCCTCAATCGGTGACTTCATCGCCACCAAAGTCGCTATCATCCTGGTCACTGTTGTCAAAGCCAGCGTCGTCAAAATCACTGTCATCAAATTCGAAGGTTTCGCTGGCAAAGGGGTCATCGCCCAATTCTCCATCGCTTACCTCAAATTGGCGGCTCTGTAAGTAAGCGTCACGAATAAAACGGTAGCGATCACCACGAATTAACTCTTCCTGGTCAAGCAGACCCGCACGGGTATCGATCACATTCAGCGCGGTAAGACTCAGTCGAACGGCGTCGTCGTCTACGTAATACAACGGATACGACGTCATATCAGCAGGTAAACCGGTGGTGTCCCGCAACGTGCTGGGGCCCAACAAAGGCAGCACCAGATAGCGGGAATCTTGCCAGCCCCACACGGCCAGTGTTTGGCCGAAATCTTCTTTATCCGCCGTGATTTCCATTAGAGTGGCATAATCTAACAAGCCACCAATGCCTACCGTGGAGTTAATCAAAAAACGCGATGTGGCGAGGCCTGCATTCGCTGGCTTGCCCTGCAGCAGGCTATTTAGCGCGGTACGCACCTCACCTAAGTTGGAGAAAAAGTTACCCACCCCTGTCTCCACTGGATCTGGAGTAACGGTGCGATAACCTTTTGCCACCGGCTTGAGCGCATAGCGATCCAGCACGTCGTTAAACGCAAATACCTTGCGGTTAAAGCCCTCCCAAGGATCTTCGGGAGCAGCATTTTCCGCCATTTGCGTGCTGGCACAACCACCCGTTGCGAGTAACGTCACCAGCAGTAGCGGCAACCCTTTGCTGCACAACGAACGCGCAGGTTTCACGTTATTAAACCACTGCCACATGACATTTTCCTTTTTCAATTGCCTAGCACTTTTACGTACATCTACAAACGACGGATAACCACACTGCCCGCACTGTAGCCCGCCCCGAAGGAGCAGATCACACCAATATCACCCTCTACAAGCTCGTCATGGTGAAGGTGAAAGGCGATGACAGAACCCGCTGAACTGGTATTGGCGTAACGATCCAAAATGATCGGCGCCTGTGTTTCACTCGGGTCATAGCCCAATACTTTGCGGGCAATCAAGTCGTTCATATGCCGGTTAGCCTGGTGTAACCACATGCGTTTAAGATCACTACCGGTTAACTCCAAGGAGGCCAGGTGATCGGTGATCAATTTAGCCACCATTGGGCAAACTTCTCTAAACACCCGCCGCCCTTCCTGCACAAACAGTTTATCCAACGCCAGTGGATCACTGTCCGTTACGCGGTTAAGAAAGCCTGCGTTATTGCGGATCGCGTTGGAAAACTGGGTGACCAGGCGTGTGCCAAGAACTTCAAACCGCTCACTGGCTACCGCAACGGCGCTATTTTCCAGTATTACTGCTGTGCAAGCATCGCCGAAAATGAAGTGGCTGTCACGGTCTCGGAAGTTGAGATGCGCCGAGCAGATTTCCGGATTGACCACTAGGGCACGCTTAACGCTGCCGGAGGCTATGGCGTTGACAGCCATTTCAATGGCAAAGGTTGCTGAACTACAGGCGACATTCATATCAAACCCATAGCCGCTTGTTCCCAGGGCCTGCTGCACTTCCACCGCCACGGCAGGGTAGGCACGCTCCAGGTTTGAGCAGGCCACAATGACCAGTTCAATATCAGTTGCGTCCAACTGAGCGGCGTCCAGCGCCTGCCGCGCAGCAGCGGTTGCCATTTCGCACTGGATAGAGAGTTCGTCGTTGCCCCGCTGCGGCAGTTTAGGCCGCATACGCTGTGGGTCAAGGATTCCAGACGCATCGAGCACGTAGCGGCTCTTAATTCCGGAGGCTTTTTCGATAAATTCACTGCTGGAATGCGCCAGCGGTTCGCGCTCACCACGCTGAATCGCATCGGCATACTGCGCATTTTCTGCGTCTACCCAAGCATTAAATGCTGCCACCAGGGCCGCATTATCAATGGCGTGTTCCGGCGTATAGAGCCCTGTACCGGTTATCACCACATGTGTCATGCCAATCTCCTCTAAGCGGCTTGCCGACGTGACCGACCATCAATGTAGCGTGCAATTTACGGCGAGCCCATCACGTTACTGTGTGCGTAAAATAGCGGTTTTTCCAGCAACTTTTTTCAACAACTTTTTCCAACCACGGCTAAACGCTAGTGATCTCTTGCCAGCGTTTTTCCAGTCGTTTTACCGACACCACCATGCTCGTCCCCAACTGCTGCGCAAATAGCGACACTCTCAACTCTTGCAACCACCAGCCAAAAGCAACCAGTTCCGGGTCTTCCACCCGCCCGCGTCGCTCGCTTTCCCGGCGGGCATCGAAGCGGGCCTCTAATGACTGGACATCCTGCATCATCATTTGATCGCGACCGCGTTCACGAGCGGCTTTTTCAAGCCGAATCAGCGCAGCTTCGGTGTAGCGCGGGTATTCGTCCAGCCAGGCGCCAGCATCGCGAATAAAGCCTGGATACACCAAGCGCTGCATCTGCGCGCTAACATCGCTGTACACCAGCGCAAGGGCAAAATTGAGCTTTCCTTTGAGCACTTTACTGACCGCCAAATGGCCTTGTAATGCGGCCTCTACCCTAATCAAGAGGGCTTTTGCTTCGTCTACCAGCAGGCCCTGAGTAGCGTCCAGGCGCTGGTTAAACTCCCCTTCCGAACGCGGCAAGGGGTGCTGAGCCACTACCTGGGTAAACACCGCCAGCAGCAGGTCATCAATCAACGCCTGCTTACTGCCCACTTTGGCAAACAGCAGTGCGCACTTCTCGACACCCGGCAGTTGCTTAATCGCTTTAACCTGTTCGGGCCGTTTGGCAATGCCCAGCCGGGCGATGCCCTCCTGGTGGGCGGCATCCGCTTTTGCCGGGTGATCAAATAGCGCTACCTTGAACTCGTTGGCGTCAGCTGCAACCAATGCAGGGTACGCCTCTACGCGAATGCCTGCCTGGGTGGTGACCCGTGAGGCAGGCAGCGGCTCTTTGGGTAGTCCGGCCACGGCGGGCTCATGGCTAACCTGTTCGGCCAGCGCCTGGGCCCCTGCGCTGGCGGCTGCTTCAAAGCGCTGCTCCAAGGCGCGCAGATCGCGCCCCTGGCCCAGGGTTTCCCCGCGTGATCGACCACGCGAATATTCATGATCAGATGCGGCTCGAGCAGATCCAGGCGCCAGTCGTCGGGATGCACACGTGTCGATGTCCGGCGGCGAATGAACTCGCCCAAGGCTTCGGTTAACGGGCGCTGATCGGGCACCAGGGTTTCCAACGCCGCATCTACCCAATCGGGAATCGGCACCACCTGACGGCGAATGCTTTTGGGTAACGATTTTAGCAGCGCGATACACTTTTCACGCAGCAGCCCCGGCACCAGCCACTCCAGGGCATGCACCGGCAGCTGGGGCAGCATGGCGGCGGGAACGGTCAGGGTAACACCATCATCCTCGGCTTCAGGGTCAAAGTGGTAGCTGACCGGATAGGCCACGCCCGCCAGAATCAAATGATCCGGATACTGCGCCTGGGTCACGTCGTCAGCATCCCGCGCCTTAAGCGAATCAATATCGAAGTGGAGTAATTGAGGATCCTGCTGCTCGGCCTGTTTGCGCCAATGCTCAAAGCCTTTGCCGTTAAAGATCTCCGCCGGAATCCGCTGGTCGTAAAAATCATACAGGGTGTCTTCATCGACTAGAATGTCCCGCCGCCTAGCACGATCTTCCAGCGCTTCCACTTCATCGATCAGTGCGCGGTTATGGGCAAAGAAGGCACCCTTGGTTTGGAACTCCCCTTCCACCAGCGCACGACGAATAAACAGCTCCCGGGACTCCTGGGGAGCGATTGGCCCGTAGTGCACCCGGCGTCGCGCCACAATCGGTAGGCCAAACAGTGTTACCTGTTCAAAGGCCACGACCTGAGCACGTTTCATCTCCCAGTGCGGCTCGCTGTAGCTGCGTTTAACCAGATGCTGCGCCTGGGGTTCAATCCACTGGGGATCGATTTTGGCCACGGTGCGGGCAAACAGCTTGGAGGTTTCCACCATCTCGAACGCCATGATCCACTTGGGCGACTTCTTGGCCAGCCCTGAGCCTGGATGAATCATAAACTTGCGATTGCGGGCGCCGAGATACTCGCGGTTCTCCACCAGCGTACCCAAGTTGGAGAGCAACCCCGAAAGTAGCGCCTGATGCACCTTGCCCGAGGTTTTTCGCCGCGCTTGGCGCGCCTGCTCTTCGCTCTCGTCGTCATTGCGGGGCGGCGGCGCGGGCACGTCGATATCCATATCGCGCAGCAGTTGGCGCAGCTGGCGGAAGGTGTCGTGCCACTCGCGCATGCGCAGATAGTTGATGTAGTGCTCGCGGCACCAGCGGCGCAGCTGATTACCTGAAAGTGCCTCACGGGCATTCTCAATGCCATGCCAGAGGTTCAGCAAGGCGACAAAGTCGGAATCGGGGTCGTGCCAACGCTGGTGAGCTTGGTCGGCGGCTTGGCGTTTATCCGCCGGTCGATCACGGGGGTCTTGAATGGCCAGCGCCGAGACGACGATCAGCACATCGCGTAGGCTGCCGAATTCGACACCCGCCAGCACCATACGCGCCAGGCGCGGGTCAATCGGCAGCCGCGCCAGCTTACGCCCGAGCGGAGAGAGGCGCTGCTTTTCGTCCACCGCCCCCAGTTCGAACAGCAGTCTGAAGCCGTCTTTCACAAAGCGGCTATCCGGCGGATCAACAAACGGAAAGGCCTCGATATCGCCGAGCTTGAGCCCCAGCATCGAGAGGATCACCGAGGCAAGGTTGGTGCGCTGGATTTCGGGGTCAGTAAAGCCGGGCCGGGATAGAAAATCCTCTTCGCTATAGAGGCGAATGCACACGCCTTCGGCAATCCGCCCACAGCGCCCTTTACGCTGGTTGGCACTGGCCTGGCTAACCGCTTCTACCGGCAGTCGCTGGATCTTGGAACGGTAGCTATAGCGGCTGATACGCACGAGGCCCGGATCGATCACGTAGCGAATACCGGGTACGGTCAGCGACGTTTCCGCGACGTTGGTGGCGAGTACAATGCGCCGACCGCGGTGCGGCGCAAACACGCGGTTCTGCTCTTCGTTGGAGAGCCTCGCGTAGAGCGGCAGGATTTCGGTGCCTTTCAGCTCGGCGCGGCGCAGGGTATCGGCGGTTTCACGAATTTCGCGCTCACCAGGCAGAAATACCAGCACATCCCGTGGGCCGTGCAACCAGCCCTTCTCCCGTTCGATCGCTTCAATCTCTTCCACTGCGTGCAAAATACCCTCTTGCAGCGTGCGGTCTTCTTCATTGTCTTCGTCGCGCACCAGCGGCCGGTAGTGCACCTCAACGGGATAGGTTCGCCCGGTGACTTCCACCACCGGTGCAGGCGTCTTGGCGGTGCCGAAGTGCTTGGCAAAGCGCTCCACGTCAATAGTCGCCGAGGTAATGATGACTTTTAGATCGGGCCGCTTGGGTAGTAAGCGCTTGAGGTAGCCGAGTAGAAAGTCGATATTCAGGCTGCGCTCGTGGGCTTCATCAATAATGAGGGTGTCGTAACGCAGCAGCAGCGGATCATGCTGGGTTTCGGCCAGCAAGATCCCGTCGGTCATCAGTTTGACCAGGGTCGTCGGGCTGCTCTGATCGGTGAAGCGCACCTGATAGCCCACCTGCTCGCCCAGAGAGACTTCCAGTTCTTCCGCCAAGCGACTGGCGACACTGCGGGCAGCCAAGCGACGCGGTTGGGTGTGGCCGATTAACCCACGGCGGCCCCGGCCCAGTTCCAAACACATTTTAGGCAGCTGGGTGGTTTTGCCTGAGCCGGTCTCCCCCGCCACCACCACGACCTGATGATCGCGGATGGCGTTAATGATATCTTCCCGCCGTTCGACCACCGGCAGTTCCGGCGGGTAGTTGAGGGCGACCTTTTGGCTTTCGCGCTGGCTAAGCTGTCGCTGGGCGCGGTTAAGCTCGCGCTGCACTTCCTCAAGACCACGGCTAATCGGCTTGTTGTCGCGTAGGCGACGATTTAGGCCGGCCAAACGCCGCGCCAGCCGCTCTGCATCGCGTAGCATCACATCGCCCGCGGCCTGTTTCAGCGAGGCAAGACGTTGGCTATCGGTGGGGGCTGGGGATGTGTCGGTGGTCACGATTGAGTCGGCTTCCATTCGCTTGGGCATTTAACAGGAGACATTGATAACAGATATAAACAATCGACCCGCTCAATTGAGCGGGTCGTATAGTGTAACGCTTTCAGCTCCGCGACGCCTAACCACAAAGCGAGCAGGAAGCTGGCGAGCCCAGGTTTCCACAAGGGCGCTGTGAACCCAGCCTTGGGCGCTACTTTCGCCATCTGACCGCCATGGATGGCGGAAATGCCGGAATTGTCAGGAATATTTTCCGGCCATGGCGAAAGCCCCTTGTTACAACCTGCCCTCACCCGCTAATCAAGTGTTTATTAATGGCTATCGGATGACGCTTTTGAGGGTTCTTCGTCACGCAGCTGACGGCGAAGCACTTTGCCCACATTGGTTTTGGGCAGTTCCTCGCGGAACTCAATGATTTTGGGCACCTTGTAGCCAGTGAGCTCCTTTTTGCACCAGTCACGCAGCGTTTTCTCATCCAACTGATCATTCTTACTTACCACGAACAGCTTGATGACTTCTCCGGCATTTTCATCCGGCACACCGACTGCCGCCGATTCAAGCACTTCTGGGTGGGCAGCCACGACATCCTCAACTTCGTTGGGATAAACATTGAAGCCGGAGACCAGAATCATGTCTTTTTTGCGATCAACGATGCGTATATAGCCATCCTCCTGCAGCACCGCGATATCGCCGGTATGGAACCAACCATCCTCATCGATGGCGTCACGGGTATCGTCCTCGCGCTGCCAGTAGCCTTTCATCACCTGTGGGCCCTGCACACAGAGTTCTCCCGGCTCGCCCAGTGAGACGTCATTGCCTTCGCCATCGACAACTTTTACCGCGGTGCCCGCAACAGGTTTACCAATAGTGCCCAACTGGATCGCATCGGTGGGGTTAAAACTAACGATGGGCGATGTCTCGGTCAGACCATACCCCTCAGCGATCGGACAACCGGTAGTGGTTTCCCAGCGCTGCGCCGCTGCTTTGGTCAACGCCATACCGCCGGAAATCGTCAGCTTTAATTTGGAAAAATCGAGCTGTTTGAAGTCGTCGCGATTACACAGTGCATTAAACAGCGTATTGAGGCCGATAAAAGCGGTAAAGGGCAGCCCCTTGAGCTCTTTGACAAAACCATCCAGATCGCGAGGATTGGTGATCAGCAACGAATGGTTACCGGTTTCCATCAAAAACAGGCAGTTAACTGTAAAAGTGTAGATGTGATAAACCGGAAGTGGTGCGATAACCAGCTCTTCGCCATCGGTGAGATGAGGCCCTATCGCTTCCCGCGCCTGCAGCATGTTGGCGATGAGGTTGCGATGGGTCAGCATTGCCCCCTTTGGCATCCCCGTGGTGCCGCCGGTGTATTGAAGCGCGGCTAAATCATCTGGACTTCTTTTGACCTCGCTTTGGCTTAGCGAGGCGCCTTTTTAGCGCATCGCGAAAACCAATCGCACTTGGCAAAGAATAAGCAGGCACCATTTTCTTAACGTGCTTGACCACTGCGTTGATTAGCCAGCGCTTGGGAAGGTCATGCAAATCGGCTAGCTGAGTGACGATAACGTGTTTGATCTCTGTTTTATCGAGCACTTTCTCCAGCTTGTCCGCCATATTGGCCAAAATCACAATGGCTTTAGCGTTGGAGTCCTTGAACTGATGGGCCATTTCCCGCTCGGTGTATAGCGGGTTGGTGTTAACCACCACCAAGCCTGCCCGTAGCGCACCAAAAACCGCTACCGGAAACTGCAGCACATTGGGCAACTGAATGGCGATACGATCGCCGGGGACGAGGTCGGTTTCATGCTGCAGCCAAGCAGCAAACTGCGCAGAGAAGCGGTCAAGGTCAGCGAAAGTGAGCGTTTTTCCCATACAGGAAAAAGCGGGCTTGTCCTTAAAACGTGCTACTGCGTGATGAAAAACATCCGTGACTGAATCGTACTGATCCAACCCTTCAAGCGCTGGGCCACGTAAAACGGCGGCGTTGGCGTGTTCGCTCATGGGCAATCTCCGCTATTGGCGTCGGCGTAAGTCACCGACCTTGTTGTTGTCGCTAGGCTTGGTCTGAAAAAATTGGTTAAGAAGCACAACGATATACGACCTACAACAGGCTGTAAAACGATCGATTGAAACTCACGTTTCAACTTTAGCCCATAGTCCAGATCTTAATAGCCCAGATCGTTTATCGTTTCCTTTTTCTACAGCTTATCTCATCCAATTTAGTAGATCGCTTCCTTATGGACAGTAACGCGCCTGAATTTCTCCATTGCGCCAGACTAATAGCTCACCCGGCACCATGCGCTGCCAAGCTTCATTGTGCGTGAGCGGTTCAGTGGCAATCACGGAAACGATGTCGTCAGGGGTAGTATGTTCGGCAAAATTCACCGTCATCTCAGCGTCGGAGAGTTCTGCCTCGCCAAAAGGTGCGCAACGGGTAATATGCGCAAGCTTCGTGGCACAAAACGTATACAAGTAGCCTCCATCGGAGAGCAGCATATTAAATACCCCCAACGCTCTTAACTTTTCGCAAAGTTGGTGCAAGTGCTCCCAAAGCGTTGTGGGATCAGCGGGCGGAGTAGGAAAGGTACGGCGTAGCTCACCCATTAGCCAGCAAAAGGCGTGCTCGCTATCAGTACTGCCAACCGGGGTGTAGTGGCCCAGCGTTAGGCTCTCCCAGCCACTTAATTGGCCATTGTGAGCATAGCACCAGGGTCGCCCCCACATTTCCCGGGTGAAAGGGTGAGTGTTAGCGAGCTTTACGCCTCCCACATTGGCTTGGCGAATGTGGCTAATCACCACATTGGACTTAATCGGGTAGTCACAAATCAGCCGGGCGATGGGCGAATCCACAGAGGGATGGGGATCGCGAAAATCGCGGTAGCCACCCTCTTCGTAGAAGGCGATTCCCCAGCCGTCGCGATGGGGGCCAGTGCCGCCCCCGCGGTGCAAAAAGCCCGAAAAGCTGAAGCAGATATCGGTGGGCACATTGGCGCTCATCCCCAGCAGTTCACACATACGCTTTACACATATGATTCATACATACAACTCTAGACACCCAGACAGTGTTCAAACGTGGCATTAACCAATTACCGGCTCACGGCGGCGTGGTGCTTCGCGTTCATCGGCACTCTCGTCTTCCTGATCGACGTACTCAGCGCTCCCAGGACGGCGCCACCACCACAGGGCAATGCCAATCAGTGCGCCTAACGTCATACCCAGCACTAGCCACATCAACCCGCCACGCAGCGCCGCGCCGTTATGCTCAAGAAAACCAACCGCCGCTACCATCGCCGACGGCGCCCAACCGGTATAGAATTCCCCCTCTTCTATTAGCGGCAACCGGAACGTGGCAGGCGCCCATATCGCCCCAGCGACCATCCAGGTTAGTAAAAGGCGCGGCAA
This window encodes:
- a CDS encoding STAS domain-containing protein yields the protein MLIEEGRIKAAFDSGVFVLKLCGDVRLTLCATLDTQAQRLAETPGLRAVLIDLREATNVDSTALGFLAKVAMAVKGRLEQPPTIIVDNPDVRQMLDVMGFARFFTLMEAPLQQATTLNNELEELPQEPADEEGLRGRILEAHRILMHMNEHNREQFQPLVEMLESQDATTHH
- a CDS encoding PP2C family protein-serine/threonine phosphatase, whose product is MDHSKQLIAVIDEPGRERDALAEAITCDGMWVFAAEDIKNLPAGTALIVAHARAVPRQQWSQLTHRLPTLVVSDSRQDADLIKAVDVGLVDYIVHPLRHAELLRRMIRKAIELNDLALERERDHARLAELNESLETHLALLRMDQQSGGHIQRRLLPLRPKVINGVYYDYVFAPSLYLSGDFLDYQRYNERYSAFYFADVSGHGASSAFVTVLLKYLCNRWLGEWDGQHPENLPPDWLKAMNRELQGTDIGKHATLFVGVIDHEAHTLHYSLGAQLPMPLLAAEGELRRLEGEGMPVGLFPDVEYPSLSCALPNKFRLWLCSDGVLECLPGKTLDTRLKELEQLVSESVTLEQLRDRLAETNALLAEEDAEFDANQERDALPDDLTIMMVSGFGHAD
- a CDS encoding VacJ family lipoprotein — protein: MWQWFNNVKPARSLCSKGLPLLLVTLLATGGCASTQMAENAAPEDPWEGFNRKVFAFNDVLDRYALKPVAKGYRTVTPDPVETGVGNFFSNLGEVRTALNSLLQGKPANAGLATSRFLINSTVGIGGLLDYATLMEITADKEDFGQTLAVWGWQDSRYLVLPLLGPSTLRDTTGLPADMTSYPLYYVDDDAVRLSLTALNVIDTRAGLLDQEELIRGDRYRFIRDAYLQSRQFEVSDGELGDDPFASETFEFDDSDFDDAGFDNSDQDDSDFGGDEVTD
- a CDS encoding beta-ketoacyl-ACP synthase III encodes the protein MTHVVITGTGLYTPEHAIDNAALVAAFNAWVDAENAQYADAIQRGEREPLAHSSSEFIEKASGIKSRYVLDASGILDPQRMRPKLPQRGNDELSIQCEMATAAARQALDAAQLDATDIELVIVACSNLERAYPAVAVEVQQALGTSGYGFDMNVACSSATFAIEMAVNAIASGSVKRALVVNPEICSAHLNFRDRDSHFIFGDACTAVILENSAVAVASERFEVLGTRLVTQFSNAIRNNAGFLNRVTDSDPLALDKLFVQEGRRVFREVCPMVAKLITDHLASLELTGSDLKRMWLHQANRHMNDLIARKVLGYDPSETQAPIILDRYANTSSAGSVIAFHLHHDELVEGDIGVICSFGAGYSAGSVVIRRL
- a CDS encoding class II glutamine amidotransferase is translated as MCELLGMSANVPTDICFSFSGFLHRGGGTGPHRDGWGIAFYEEGGYRDFRDPHPSVDSPIARLICDYPIKSNVVISHIRQANVGGVKLANTHPFTREMWGRPWCYAHNGQLSGWESLTLGHYTPVGSTDSEHAFCWLMGELRRTFPTPPADPTTLWEHLHQLCEKLRALGVFNMLLSDGGYLYTFCATKLAHITRCAPFGEAELSDAEMTVNFAEHTTPDDIVSVIATEPLTHNEAWQRMVPGELLVWRNGEIQARYCP